From the Apium graveolens cultivar Ventura unplaced genomic scaffold, ASM990537v1 ctg988, whole genome shotgun sequence genome, one window contains:
- the LOC141705775 gene encoding cysteine-rich receptor-like protein kinase 25 isoform X3: MWSFLKILTAMMSIWWCLFTSLSAQAANSFGYASCSDDSSYSPGSRFEANLKLLLTFLSSNATKNNGFYNSTAGHDSPDVAYGLSLCRGDCSSDICQTCVSEATKAILTQCPKAKEAVIWYDECMVRYAHRSFIGTNNETLGFQFGNPSSVKVDAGFKQVLDRTLSDLITRASNVTVSNNKRAIWGFSTQIVKYTSAQTLYGLAQCTPDLSGNDCGHCLREAIRHLPQCCDNKQGGRVLLYSCHFRYEVYSFFSITDSAASPSHSPLPSPTPSSLQEHKGKHQSPQKLFILIALLCIFLMLCGIGYYYLWVWNKATRKKEVSAGLNIDTINPFNMDNDITTVESLRFELSTVKEATNNFSVDNKIGEGGFGEVYKGILGNGKEIAVKRLSKSSNQGAEEFKNEVVLVAKLQHRNLVRLLRYCFEGEEKILIYEYIPNKSLDYILFDPQKQVLLDWPRRYKIIGGIAKGMLYLHEESRIRIIHRDLKPSNVLLDAEMNAKVSDFGMSRIFGVDQNHGKTSRIVGTYGYMSPEYAMHGDYSVRSDVFSFGVLLLEIISGQRNSSFYHCNHADDLLCYIIYEYYRLGDFGGTEHP, translated from the exons ATGTGGAGCTTCCTGAAAATTCTTACTGCGATGATGTCCATATGGTGGTGCCTATTCACCAGTCTTTCTGCTCAAGCTGCAAACAGTTTTGGTTACGCTTCATGTTCTGATGATTCTAGTTACTCTCCCGGTAGCAGATTTGAGGCTAACCTTAAACTCCTCCTCACTTTTCTCTCCTCAAATGCTACAAAAAACAACGGTTTCTATAACTCCACCGCTGGTCACGATTCCCCTGATGTAGCTTATGGTCTCTCACTCTGCCGAGGTGATTGTAGCAGTGACATCTGTCAAACATGCGTATCCGAAGCTACTAAAGCTATTCTCACTCAATGCCCAAAGGCAAAAGAAGCAGTTATCTGGTATGATGAATGCATGGTACGTTATGCACACCGGTCCTTTATTGGCACCAATAATGAAACATTGGGTTTTCAATTTGGGAATCCTAGTAGTGTTAAAGTAGATGCAGGCTTTAAACAAGTGCTAGATAGAACTTTGAGTGACTTGATAACTCGGGCTTCAAATGTAACAGTGTCTAATAATAAACGTGCTATATGGGGGTTTTCAACTCAAATTGTTAAATATACTAGTGCACAAACTCTCTATGGGCTAGCTCAGTGTACACCAGATTTGTCTGGAAACGACTGTGGTCACTGCCTCAGGGAGGCGATACGTCATCTGCCACAATGCTGCGATAATAAGCAAGGTGGCAGAGTCTTGCTATATAGTTGTCATTTTCGATACGAGGTGTACTCTTTTTTCAGTATAACGGACTCTGCAGCTTCACCTTCACATTCACCTTTACCTTCTCCAACTCCAAGCTCATTACAGGAGCATAAAG GGAAACATCAATCACCCCAGAAACTTTTCATACTCATTGCTCTACTATGTATTTTTCTAATGCTTTGCGGCATAGGCTACTACTATTTATGGGTTTGGAACAAAGCTACAAGAAAGAAAGAAGTTTCAGCAGGACTTAATATCGATACTATTAATCCGTTCAACA TGGATAACGACATTACAACTGTAGAATCCTTGAGATTTGAATTGAGCACGGTGAAAGAAGCTACAAACAACTTTTCTGTGGATAACAAGATAGGTGAAGGTGGATTTGGCGAGGTCTATAAG GGTATACTTGGTAATGGGAAAGAAATTGCAGTAAAGAGGTTATCCAAAAGTTCAAATCAAGGTGCAGAAGAATTTAAGAACGAGGTTGTTTTAGTGGCTAAGCTTCAACATAGAAATCTTGTGAGGCTTTTGAGATATTGCTTTGAAGGAGAGGAAAAAATTCTCATCTATGAATATATTCCCAACAAAAGCCTCGACTACATTTTGTTTG ATCCACAGAAACAAGTGCTATTGGACTGGCCAAGGAGATACAAAATAATTGGAGGAATTGCTAAAGGAATGCTTTATCTTCATGAAGAATCCCGGATAAGAATTATTCATAGAGATCTAAAACCAAGCAACGTGTTGTTAGATGCTGAAATGAATGCAAAAGTATCCGATTTTGGCATGTCAAGGATTTTTGGTGTGGATCAAAACCATGGAAAGACTAGTAGAATTGTTGGAACTTA TGGCTACATGTCTCCTGAGTATGCAATGCACGGAGACTACTCTGTGAGGTCTGATGTATTCAGTTTTGGCGTCTTACTTCTTGAGATTATCAGTGGCCAAAGAAACAGTTCTTTCTACCACTGTAACCATGCTGACGACCTACTTTGCTAT ATAATCTATGAATATTACAGGCTTGGAGACTTTGGAGGGACGGAACACCCTTAG
- the LOC141705775 gene encoding cysteine-rich receptor-like protein kinase 25 isoform X2 → MWSFLKILTAMMSIWWCLFTSLSAQAANSFGYASCSDDSSYSPGSRFEANLKLLLTFLSSNATKNNGFYNSTAGHDSPDVAYGLSLCRGDCSSDICQTCVSEATKAILTQCPKAKEAVIWYDECMVRYAHRSFIGTNNETLGFQFGNPSSVKVDAGFKQVLDRTLSDLITRASNVTVSNNKRAIWGFSTQIVKYTSAQTLYGLAQCTPDLSGNDCGHCLREAIRHLPQCCDNKQGGRVLLYSCHFRYEVYSFFSITDSAASPSHSPLPSPTPSSLQEHKGKHQSPQKLFILIALLCIFLMLCGIGYYYLWVWNKATRKKEVSAGLNIDTINPFNMDNDITTVESLRFELSTVKEATNNFSVDNKIGEGGFGEVYKGILGNGKEIAVKRLSKSSNQGAEEFKNEVVLVAKLQHRNLVRLLRYCFEGEEKILIYEYIPNKSLDYILFDPQKQVLLDWPRRYKIIGGIAKGMLYLHEESRIRIIHRDLKPSNVLLDAEMNAKVSDFGMSRIFGVDQNHGKTSRIVGTYGYMSPEYAMHGDYSVRSDVFSFGVLLLEIISGQRNSSFYHCNHADDLLCYMMNCGFFMCKKNQQHTYRRISDAYAQQLLTNYCSTSRGCFVIFTVE, encoded by the exons ATGTGGAGCTTCCTGAAAATTCTTACTGCGATGATGTCCATATGGTGGTGCCTATTCACCAGTCTTTCTGCTCAAGCTGCAAACAGTTTTGGTTACGCTTCATGTTCTGATGATTCTAGTTACTCTCCCGGTAGCAGATTTGAGGCTAACCTTAAACTCCTCCTCACTTTTCTCTCCTCAAATGCTACAAAAAACAACGGTTTCTATAACTCCACCGCTGGTCACGATTCCCCTGATGTAGCTTATGGTCTCTCACTCTGCCGAGGTGATTGTAGCAGTGACATCTGTCAAACATGCGTATCCGAAGCTACTAAAGCTATTCTCACTCAATGCCCAAAGGCAAAAGAAGCAGTTATCTGGTATGATGAATGCATGGTACGTTATGCACACCGGTCCTTTATTGGCACCAATAATGAAACATTGGGTTTTCAATTTGGGAATCCTAGTAGTGTTAAAGTAGATGCAGGCTTTAAACAAGTGCTAGATAGAACTTTGAGTGACTTGATAACTCGGGCTTCAAATGTAACAGTGTCTAATAATAAACGTGCTATATGGGGGTTTTCAACTCAAATTGTTAAATATACTAGTGCACAAACTCTCTATGGGCTAGCTCAGTGTACACCAGATTTGTCTGGAAACGACTGTGGTCACTGCCTCAGGGAGGCGATACGTCATCTGCCACAATGCTGCGATAATAAGCAAGGTGGCAGAGTCTTGCTATATAGTTGTCATTTTCGATACGAGGTGTACTCTTTTTTCAGTATAACGGACTCTGCAGCTTCACCTTCACATTCACCTTTACCTTCTCCAACTCCAAGCTCATTACAGGAGCATAAAG GGAAACATCAATCACCCCAGAAACTTTTCATACTCATTGCTCTACTATGTATTTTTCTAATGCTTTGCGGCATAGGCTACTACTATTTATGGGTTTGGAACAAAGCTACAAGAAAGAAAGAAGTTTCAGCAGGACTTAATATCGATACTATTAATCCGTTCAACA TGGATAACGACATTACAACTGTAGAATCCTTGAGATTTGAATTGAGCACGGTGAAAGAAGCTACAAACAACTTTTCTGTGGATAACAAGATAGGTGAAGGTGGATTTGGCGAGGTCTATAAG GGTATACTTGGTAATGGGAAAGAAATTGCAGTAAAGAGGTTATCCAAAAGTTCAAATCAAGGTGCAGAAGAATTTAAGAACGAGGTTGTTTTAGTGGCTAAGCTTCAACATAGAAATCTTGTGAGGCTTTTGAGATATTGCTTTGAAGGAGAGGAAAAAATTCTCATCTATGAATATATTCCCAACAAAAGCCTCGACTACATTTTGTTTG ATCCACAGAAACAAGTGCTATTGGACTGGCCAAGGAGATACAAAATAATTGGAGGAATTGCTAAAGGAATGCTTTATCTTCATGAAGAATCCCGGATAAGAATTATTCATAGAGATCTAAAACCAAGCAACGTGTTGTTAGATGCTGAAATGAATGCAAAAGTATCCGATTTTGGCATGTCAAGGATTTTTGGTGTGGATCAAAACCATGGAAAGACTAGTAGAATTGTTGGAACTTA TGGCTACATGTCTCCTGAGTATGCAATGCACGGAGACTACTCTGTGAGGTCTGATGTATTCAGTTTTGGCGTCTTACTTCTTGAGATTATCAGTGGCCAAAGAAACAGTTCTTTCTACCACTGTAACCATGCTGACGACCTACTTTGCTAT ATGATGAACTGTGGTTTCTTCATGTGCAAGAAGAATCAACAACATACCTATCGTCGCATCAGTGATGCTTATGCTCAACAGCTTCTCACTAACTATTGCAGTACCTCTAGAGGATGCTTTGTTATTTTTACTGTGGAGTAG
- the LOC141705772 gene encoding cysteine-rich receptor-like protein kinase 26 isoform X1 has translation MIIGTSGGSSVFVLCLICLVAVAQSGLYNTACGRDSRVNYTSNSIYKTNLDTAQATLFAAANTSTSGFYNATVGEGPDQVNALVYCRDDVQPDICRSCVKDSMNKLRESCPTTKEADIWYDECVLRYSNASIFNNVETWPLVFIWIQRNASDMDQFNKDLRDLLDKLKGQAIQQKFASGDTRSLDFLTIYGLMQCSPDLSSIQCNNCLDGLMGSIQSCCSGKLGARIINPSCQLRFTTNDLFYNDTIVDAPTPLRQLPATPPSVPPPVDGRDDKNRRTVIVVVAVLVGLVLMLLVLVCIFNRKRKQRTPTGRLLNDNVEDISSAESLQYDFGTIEVATNYFSDNNKLGQGGFGAVYKGTLQNGQKIAVKRLSRGSNQGQQEFINEVILVAKLQHRNLVRLLGFCFEGTERLLIYEFVPNASLDHFIFDSVKRSYLDWEKRYNIIGGVARGILYLHEDSRVRIIHRDLKASNVLLDAEMNPKIADFGMARLFNLDETQGITSRIVGTYGYMAPEYAMYGQFSAKSDVFSFGVLILEILSGQKNHSFQNGQNVEDLASFAWKNWKEGAPSNVVDPVLRNCSGSIHEMIRCIHIGLLCVQENVADRPTMASVVLMLNSFSVTIPVPSEPAFFMQSSSTHEVALPTNTVISRVSNKSSNIKSNSDNYSINETSFSDLYPR, from the exons ATGATAATAGGAACCTCTGGAGGATCATCCGTATTCGTTCTATGTTTAATATGCCTTGTCGCAGTTGCCCAATCTGGTCTTTACAACACTGCCTGTGGCCGTGACAGCCGCGTCAACTACACAAGTAACAGCATTTACAAGACAAACCTCGACACTGCTCAAGCCACCCTATTTGCCGCTGCAAACACTAGCACCTCTGGTTTCTATAATGCTACTGTGGGCGAAGGTCCGGACCAAGTTAATGCCCTTGTTTATTGCAGAGACGATGTTCAACCTGATATCTGCAGGAGCTGTGTGAAGGACTCGATGAACAAGTTAAGAGAATCGTGTCCTACCACTAAGGAGGCAGATATATGGTATGATGAGTGCGTGCTTAGATACTCGAATGCCTCCATTTTTAACAACGTTGAGACTTGGCCACTTGTATTTATATGGATTCAAAGAAATGCTAGTGATATGGATCAATTTAATAAGGACCTTAGAGATTTGTTGGACAAGTTGAAGGGACAAGCTATACAACAAAAATTTGCTTCAGGGGATACACGAAGTCTGGACTTCTTGACTATCTATGGCCTCATGCAGTGCAGTCCTGATTTATCTTCAATCCAGTGCAATAATTGTCTTGATGGGCTTATGGGAAGTATTCAATCATGTTGCAGTGGAAAACTAGGAGCGCGTATAATTAATCCAAGCTGCCAGCTTAGATTTACGACTAATGATCTTTTCTACAACGACACAATTGTTGATGCACCAACTCCACTGAGACAGCTTCCTGCAACACCACCATCAGTGCCTCCTCCCG TTGATGGTAGAGATGATAAAAACAGAAGAACAGtaattgttgttgttgctgtcCTTGTTGGGCTTGTTTTGATGCTGCTTGTTCTGGTTTGCATCTTTAACAGAAAGCGAAAGCAGAGGACTCCTACTGGGAGATTGCTGA ATGACAATGTGGAAGACATAAGTAGCGCTGAATCCTTGCAATACGACTTTGGTACTATTGAAGTTGCTACAAATTACTTCTCAGATAACAATAAACTAGGACAAGGTGGTTTTGGAGCTGTTTACAAG GGCACACTTCAAAATGGTCAAAAAATAGCTGTAAAAAGGCTTTCTAGAGGTTCAAATCAAGGTCAACAAGAATTTATTAACGAGGTCATATTAGTGGCAAAACTGCAGCACAGAAACTTGGTTAGACTACTTGGTTTCTGCTTTGAAGGAACTGAAAGACTTCTTATCTATGAGTTTGTGCCTAATGCAAGTCTCGACCACTTCATATTTG ATTCAGTGAAGCGTTCATATTTGGACTGGGAAAAACGGTACAATATCATAGGTGGTGTTGCCAGGGGAATTCTTTACCTTCATGAAGATTCTAGAGTACGGATTATTCACCGCGATTTGAAAGCTAGCAATGTTTTGCTAGATGCAGAGATGAATCCTAAAATTGCAGACTTTGGCATGGCTAGGCTATTTAACTTGGATGAAACTCAAGGAATTACTAGTAGAATTGTGGGAACATA TGGATATATGGCACCCGAGTATGCTATGTATGGCCAGTTCTCAGCTAAGTCTGATGTGTTCAGTTTTGGCGTTTTAATTCTGGAAATACTAAGTGGTCAGAAGAACCATAGTTTTCAAAACGGGCAGAATGTGGAGGACCTTGCGAGCTTT GCTTGGAAGAATTGGAAAGAAGGGGCTCCATCTAATGTTGTAGATCCTGTACTGAGAAACTGTTCAGGATCAATACACGAAATGATAAGATGTATTCACATCGGGCTGCTATGTGTACAAGAAAATGTTGCAGACAGACCTACCATGGCCTCAGTGGTGCTTATGCTGAATAGCTTCTCTGTAACCATTCCTGTACCTTCAGAGCCTGCTTTCTTTATGCAGAGCAGCAGCACTCATGAAGTGGCATTGCCTACCAATACAGTTATTTCCAGGGTGAGCAACAAATCTAGCAACATCAAAAGTAATTCTGATAACTACTCTATCAATGAAACTTCATTCAGCGATCTATATCCACGATGA
- the LOC141705773 gene encoding cysteine-rich receptor-like protein kinase 10 yields MVVTSPGMLVFAFCVFVGSISVTWSKYIIHSCGTSGNYTNNSTYEKNLDRALATLATTANLSNSGFYNASVGENLDRVNTLVLCRNDILPDVCRRCVNDSVNRIRELCPNQNEAVEWYDECTLRYSNRFLLNKVETEPIWSYFNSNNATDVPQFNQDLRKLFDNLKVQASQEKFATGNISGPDLLTIYGLVQCSPDLSSTQCNDCLDILIGELSSSGTIGMQIFNPSCKLIYELTRFFNEITPVDPPPPMQQLPPPPPSMPPGKNNNTIRTVIISAVVISGVIILLLVMFCVLRRKTKHRLITGRLQDGSVGDISSVESLQYDFSTVEFATNKFSDSNKLGQGGFGAVYKGTFENGQEVAVKRLSRGSVQGEQEFKNEILLVAQLQHRNLVRLLGFCLKGTERLLIYEFVPNASLDHLIFDPVKRSILDWERRYKIIGGIARGILYLHEDSRLRIIHRDLKAGNVLLDGEMNPKIADFGMARLFNLDETQGITNRIVGTYGYMAPEYALYGQFSVKSDVFSFGVLLLEIVSGQKNHSFQNGESLGDLASFAWKNWREGTASNVIDPILRNSSGSIHEMMRCIHIGLLCVQEDVRDRPTMASVVLMLNSFSLTLQVPSEPAFFMQSNVTNSNFEVPLFSDSVNSGVINVNKDSTH; encoded by the exons ATGGTGGTAACTTCTCCCGGAATGCTTGTATTCGCTTTTTGTGTTTTTGTAGGAAGTATCTCTGTTACCTGGTCCAAATACATAATCCACAGCTGCGGAACAAGTGGTAACTACACAAATAATAGTACATATGAAAAGAACCTGGACAGGGCACTAGCCACCCTCGCCACCACTGCAAATTTAAGCAACTCTGGCTTCTACAACGCCTCGGTGGGTGAAAACCTGGACAGAGTTAACACGCTTGTGCTTTGTAGAAACGACATTCTACCCGATGTTTGTAGAAGATGTGTCAATGACTCAGTTAACAGGATAAGAGAATTATGTCCCAACCAAAATGAGGCTGTTGAATGGTATGATGAGTGCACGTTAAGGTACTCAAATCGCTTCCTTCTTAACAAGGTTGAGACTGAGCCTATTTGGTCATATTTTAATTCCAACAATGCAACTGATGTTCCTCAGTTTAATCAGGACCTAAGAAAATTGTTTGATAATTTGAAAGTCCAAGCTTCACAGGAAAAGTTTGCTACAGGGAATATAAGTGGTCCGGATCTGTTGACCATTTATGGGCTTGTGCAGTGTAGCCCTGATTTATCTTCAACACAGTGCAATGATTGTCTTGATATTCTTATTGGAGAACTTTCATCAAGTGGTACAATTGGAATGCAAATTTTTAACCCTAGCTGTAAGCTAATTTATGAGCTCACACGTTTTTTTAACGAAATTACTCCAGTTGATCCACCACCGCCAATGCAACAGCTGCCTCCACCGCCCCCATCCATGCCTCCTG GAAAAAATAATAATACCATAAGAACAGTCATCATAAGTGCAGTTGTGATTTCTGGTGTTATTATTCTCTTGCTTGTTATGTTTTGCGTCTTAAGAAGAAAGACAAAGCATCGTCTAATTACTGGGAGATTGCAGG ACGGCAGTGTGGGAGATATAAGCAGCGTGGAATCCCTGCAGTACGACTTTAGTACAGTAGAATTTGCTACAAATAAGTTCTCAGATAGCAATAAGCTTGGACAAGGTGGATTTGGAGCTGTTTACAAG GGCACTTTTGAAAATGGTCAAGAAGTAGCAGTGAAGAGGCTTTCTAGAGGTTCAGTACAAGGTGAACAAGAATTCAAAAACGAGATCCTGCTAGTGGCACAACTGCAACACAGAAATTTAGTTAGACTCCTCGGTTTTTGCTTAAAAGGAACGGAAAGACTTTTAATTTATGAGTTTGTGCCTAATGCAAGTCTTGACCATTTAATCTTTG ATCCAGTGAAGCGTTCAATTTTGGATTGGGAAAGACGATACAAAATCATAGGAGGAATTGCCAGGGGAATTCTGTACCTGCATGAAGATTCTAGATTACGAATTATTCACCGTGATCTTAAAGCTGGTAATGTTTTGCTAGATGGGGAGATGAATCCTAAAATTGCAGATTTTGGAATGGCAAGGTTATTCAACTTGGATGAAACTCAAGGAATTACAAACAGAATAGTGGGAACATA TGGATATATGGCACCCGAGTATGCCTTGTATGGGCAGTTTTCAGTAAAGTCTGATGTGTTTAGCTTTGGTGTATTACTTCTCGAAATAGTAAGTGGTCAAAAGAACCACAGTTTTCAGAATGGGGAGAGCTTAGGGGACCTTGCAAGCTTT GCTTGGAAAAATTGGCGAGAAGGGACTGCATCCAATGTTATAGATCCAATATTAAGAAACAGTTCAGGTTCAATACATGAAATGATGAGATGCATTCATATCGGGTTACTTTGTGTGCAAGAAGATGTCAGAGACAGACCTACCATGGCATCAGTGGTGCTTATGCTCAATAGCTTCTCACTCACTCTTCAAGTGCCTTCAGAGCCTGCCTTTTTTATGCAGAGTAATGTGACAAACTCTAACTTTGAAGTCCCATTGTTTAGTGATAGTGTTAACTCAGGGGTGATCAATGTGAACAAAGACTCCACACATTAG
- the LOC141705772 gene encoding cysteine-rich receptor-like protein kinase 10 isoform X2, producing the protein MLLVLVCIFNRKRKQRTPTGRLLNDNVEDISSAESLQYDFGTIEVATNYFSDNNKLGQGGFGAVYKGTLQNGQKIAVKRLSRGSNQGQQEFINEVILVAKLQHRNLVRLLGFCFEGTERLLIYEFVPNASLDHFIFDSVKRSYLDWEKRYNIIGGVARGILYLHEDSRVRIIHRDLKASNVLLDAEMNPKIADFGMARLFNLDETQGITSRIVGTYGYMAPEYAMYGQFSAKSDVFSFGVLILEILSGQKNHSFQNGQNVEDLASFAWKNWKEGAPSNVVDPVLRNCSGSIHEMIRCIHIGLLCVQENVADRPTMASVVLMLNSFSVTIPVPSEPAFFMQSSSTHEVALPTNTVISRVSNKSSNIKSNSDNYSINETSFSDLYPR; encoded by the exons ATGCTGCTTGTTCTGGTTTGCATCTTTAACAGAAAGCGAAAGCAGAGGACTCCTACTGGGAGATTGCTGA ATGACAATGTGGAAGACATAAGTAGCGCTGAATCCTTGCAATACGACTTTGGTACTATTGAAGTTGCTACAAATTACTTCTCAGATAACAATAAACTAGGACAAGGTGGTTTTGGAGCTGTTTACAAG GGCACACTTCAAAATGGTCAAAAAATAGCTGTAAAAAGGCTTTCTAGAGGTTCAAATCAAGGTCAACAAGAATTTATTAACGAGGTCATATTAGTGGCAAAACTGCAGCACAGAAACTTGGTTAGACTACTTGGTTTCTGCTTTGAAGGAACTGAAAGACTTCTTATCTATGAGTTTGTGCCTAATGCAAGTCTCGACCACTTCATATTTG ATTCAGTGAAGCGTTCATATTTGGACTGGGAAAAACGGTACAATATCATAGGTGGTGTTGCCAGGGGAATTCTTTACCTTCATGAAGATTCTAGAGTACGGATTATTCACCGCGATTTGAAAGCTAGCAATGTTTTGCTAGATGCAGAGATGAATCCTAAAATTGCAGACTTTGGCATGGCTAGGCTATTTAACTTGGATGAAACTCAAGGAATTACTAGTAGAATTGTGGGAACATA TGGATATATGGCACCCGAGTATGCTATGTATGGCCAGTTCTCAGCTAAGTCTGATGTGTTCAGTTTTGGCGTTTTAATTCTGGAAATACTAAGTGGTCAGAAGAACCATAGTTTTCAAAACGGGCAGAATGTGGAGGACCTTGCGAGCTTT GCTTGGAAGAATTGGAAAGAAGGGGCTCCATCTAATGTTGTAGATCCTGTACTGAGAAACTGTTCAGGATCAATACACGAAATGATAAGATGTATTCACATCGGGCTGCTATGTGTACAAGAAAATGTTGCAGACAGACCTACCATGGCCTCAGTGGTGCTTATGCTGAATAGCTTCTCTGTAACCATTCCTGTACCTTCAGAGCCTGCTTTCTTTATGCAGAGCAGCAGCACTCATGAAGTGGCATTGCCTACCAATACAGTTATTTCCAGGGTGAGCAACAAATCTAGCAACATCAAAAGTAATTCTGATAACTACTCTATCAATGAAACTTCATTCAGCGATCTATATCCACGATGA
- the LOC141705775 gene encoding cysteine-rich receptor-like protein kinase 10 isoform X1 → MWSFLKILTAMMSIWWCLFTSLSAQAANSFGYASCSDDSSYSPGSRFEANLKLLLTFLSSNATKNNGFYNSTAGHDSPDVAYGLSLCRGDCSSDICQTCVSEATKAILTQCPKAKEAVIWYDECMVRYAHRSFIGTNNETLGFQFGNPSSVKVDAGFKQVLDRTLSDLITRASNVTVSNNKRAIWGFSTQIVKYTSAQTLYGLAQCTPDLSGNDCGHCLREAIRHLPQCCDNKQGGRVLLYSCHFRYEVYSFFSITDSAASPSHSPLPSPTPSSLQEHKGKHQSPQKLFILIALLCIFLMLCGIGYYYLWVWNKATRKKEVSAGLNIDTINPFNMDNDITTVESLRFELSTVKEATNNFSVDNKIGEGGFGEVYKGILGNGKEIAVKRLSKSSNQGAEEFKNEVVLVAKLQHRNLVRLLRYCFEGEEKILIYEYIPNKSLDYILFDPQKQVLLDWPRRYKIIGGIAKGMLYLHEESRIRIIHRDLKPSNVLLDAEMNAKVSDFGMSRIFGVDQNHGKTSRIVGTYGYMSPEYAMHGDYSVRSDVFSFGVLLLEIISGQRNSSFYHCNHADDLLCYAWRLWRDGTPLELVDPVLLYSYSRDEVIRCIYIALLCVQEDVDSRPSMDTVILMLKSHSVTMILPQQPPFFQNSRSREKLKEGLKSVPLINYAASWSVDDASITGIYPR, encoded by the exons ATGTGGAGCTTCCTGAAAATTCTTACTGCGATGATGTCCATATGGTGGTGCCTATTCACCAGTCTTTCTGCTCAAGCTGCAAACAGTTTTGGTTACGCTTCATGTTCTGATGATTCTAGTTACTCTCCCGGTAGCAGATTTGAGGCTAACCTTAAACTCCTCCTCACTTTTCTCTCCTCAAATGCTACAAAAAACAACGGTTTCTATAACTCCACCGCTGGTCACGATTCCCCTGATGTAGCTTATGGTCTCTCACTCTGCCGAGGTGATTGTAGCAGTGACATCTGTCAAACATGCGTATCCGAAGCTACTAAAGCTATTCTCACTCAATGCCCAAAGGCAAAAGAAGCAGTTATCTGGTATGATGAATGCATGGTACGTTATGCACACCGGTCCTTTATTGGCACCAATAATGAAACATTGGGTTTTCAATTTGGGAATCCTAGTAGTGTTAAAGTAGATGCAGGCTTTAAACAAGTGCTAGATAGAACTTTGAGTGACTTGATAACTCGGGCTTCAAATGTAACAGTGTCTAATAATAAACGTGCTATATGGGGGTTTTCAACTCAAATTGTTAAATATACTAGTGCACAAACTCTCTATGGGCTAGCTCAGTGTACACCAGATTTGTCTGGAAACGACTGTGGTCACTGCCTCAGGGAGGCGATACGTCATCTGCCACAATGCTGCGATAATAAGCAAGGTGGCAGAGTCTTGCTATATAGTTGTCATTTTCGATACGAGGTGTACTCTTTTTTCAGTATAACGGACTCTGCAGCTTCACCTTCACATTCACCTTTACCTTCTCCAACTCCAAGCTCATTACAGGAGCATAAAG GGAAACATCAATCACCCCAGAAACTTTTCATACTCATTGCTCTACTATGTATTTTTCTAATGCTTTGCGGCATAGGCTACTACTATTTATGGGTTTGGAACAAAGCTACAAGAAAGAAAGAAGTTTCAGCAGGACTTAATATCGATACTATTAATCCGTTCAACA TGGATAACGACATTACAACTGTAGAATCCTTGAGATTTGAATTGAGCACGGTGAAAGAAGCTACAAACAACTTTTCTGTGGATAACAAGATAGGTGAAGGTGGATTTGGCGAGGTCTATAAG GGTATACTTGGTAATGGGAAAGAAATTGCAGTAAAGAGGTTATCCAAAAGTTCAAATCAAGGTGCAGAAGAATTTAAGAACGAGGTTGTTTTAGTGGCTAAGCTTCAACATAGAAATCTTGTGAGGCTTTTGAGATATTGCTTTGAAGGAGAGGAAAAAATTCTCATCTATGAATATATTCCCAACAAAAGCCTCGACTACATTTTGTTTG ATCCACAGAAACAAGTGCTATTGGACTGGCCAAGGAGATACAAAATAATTGGAGGAATTGCTAAAGGAATGCTTTATCTTCATGAAGAATCCCGGATAAGAATTATTCATAGAGATCTAAAACCAAGCAACGTGTTGTTAGATGCTGAAATGAATGCAAAAGTATCCGATTTTGGCATGTCAAGGATTTTTGGTGTGGATCAAAACCATGGAAAGACTAGTAGAATTGTTGGAACTTA TGGCTACATGTCTCCTGAGTATGCAATGCACGGAGACTACTCTGTGAGGTCTGATGTATTCAGTTTTGGCGTCTTACTTCTTGAGATTATCAGTGGCCAAAGAAACAGTTCTTTCTACCACTGTAACCATGCTGACGACCTACTTTGCTAT GCTTGGAGACTTTGGAGGGACGGAACACCCTTAGAATTAGTAGATCCAGTGTTATTATACTCGTATTCAAGAGATGAAGTAATCAGATGCATCTATATAGCATTATTGTGCGTTCAGGAAGATGTCGATAGTAGGCCATCAATGGATACAGTGATCCTCATGCTTAAAAGTCACTCTGTTACCATGATTTTGCCTCAACAACCCCCATTCTTTCAAAACAGCAGAAGCAGGGAAAAGTTAAAAGAAGGATTGAAGTCGGTTCCTTTGATAAATTATGCCGCATCATGGTCGGTGGATGATGCATCAATTACAGGAATCTACCCCAGATAA